The following coding sequences lie in one [Chlorobium] sp. 445 genomic window:
- a CDS encoding 30S ribosomal protein S10 translates to MAAQQKIRIKLKSYDHSLVDKWAEKIIDVVKQTDAIISGPIPLPTESQVYTVNRSPHVDKKSREQFMVASHKRLIEIINPSGKTIDLLMKLELPSGVDVEIKG, encoded by the coding sequence GTGGCAGCACAGCAAAAAATCCGCATCAAGTTAAAGTCTTACGACCACAGCTTGGTGGATAAATGGGCGGAGAAAATCATTGATGTGGTCAAGCAAACAGATGCGATTATTTCGGGACCGATTCCACTCCCGACGGAGTCACAAGTCTACACCGTTAACCGCTCGCCACACGTAGATAAGAAGTCGCGTGAGCAGTTTATGGTGGCGTCGCACAAACGGTTAATCGAAATCATTAACCCAAGCGGTAAGACAATAGATTTGCTGATGAAGTTGGAACTCCCCAGCGGCGTTGATGTGGAAATCAAAGGCTGA